In Nymphalis io chromosome 30, ilAglIoxx1.1, whole genome shotgun sequence, the genomic stretch aattatatagcacaaaaagaagtaaataagcaatttctccaggtcaataactacattttaaagCTGAACATTAATAGAACAACCAAAAACTTAATACACGCACGCACATCTTCGCATCATAACAACCATAACTCTATGTGTACGTCATGGCTAGGACAATTGAAACtatgactaaataaaaataaagagaagTCCAAGTTTTTAGgattctattctttcatattttgCTTCATTCgcattaatttgtaaagtttttgttacgTAGCCACTTCTACTTGTAGACGAAGGTAATATTCTttaaggcatttttttaaaattacaattgaaaaatgACATTCACGTAAGGGAGGTGGTAGGTTATTCCAAATTTTTGCTGCAGCATATTTGAAAGAACCTTTAAATCCTACTGTCTTATGTTTAGGAATTAATAGTTTAATCTTCTCATTTTCTCGGACACTCCTATCTCTTCTATTCTCTAGCCAGTCAAGCTTTTGATATAAGTAATTTGGCTTTTTGCTCCgtacaattttatgtaaagatACTGCTAGATGAAGCTTCCTACGTgatttcatgtttaaaatattgtgacaaTTAATGAAAGGAGCTACATGTGATCTCTTAGGAACGTCAAAACAAAACCTAGTGCAAGCATTTTGAACTCTTTGTACAGCTTTTTCGGTCTCCTTCAATAATCTGGGACCATACACTGTGTCAcagtaattaaaaatcgataaaataagTGACTCAACCAGGGTAACTCTCACTTTCTCCGACATGAAAGGTCTCAAACTATAtagaacttttaatttataaaaagcattttttattttcagatttaGATGTTCTATAAATCTGAGATTTTCGTCAACGTATAGACCAAGATTTTTAGCAACTTTTACTTGTTCTAAAGATTCATTGCCTATTTTGATCTGTAAGTTGTGTCCCTTAATGCATTCACGTTGATGTTTGCTGCCCAGTaccatatattttgatttattcgcattaagaactaaattatttttttccgacCACTGAGATATATGttctaaatcattatttataaaatttactgaaatgtttgtattttttggaTCAAAGTGTAGATATACCTGAGTATCATCTGCGTACTGATGTATCTTACAGCTATTTAACTCGCGACTTAAATCCActgtatatatgataaaaaggaTTGGGCTTAGACTTGATCCTTGGGGGGTTCCACGTGTGTTAGATTTAATGTGCGAAATCAGCGGTTCCTTTTGTTCAGAACTTTCTATAGAAACATACTGTTTTCTTCCCTTTAAAAAAGACATGAACCATTTACAGGCATTGTGTGATATTccatagtaatataattttgccaacataagttcaatatttatacaatcaaaagctcttgaaaaatctaataaaacgaGTATACTTCCGTTACCATTATCTGATGCCGAAAGAATATCATCTGTTACTGCTGATAACGCAGCGGCCGTTCCATGAGCTTTTCTAAAGCCAGATTGATGTTCTGGAAGTATGTTATGTGTTTCCAAGTAGGTTGTTAGTTGCATACATAcgattttttctataatttttgacATAACCGGAAGAATGCTGATGGGTCTTAGATCTTTATAGTTTTCTACTGATGTGATTTTTGGTAAAGGTATTACTTTTGCTATTTTCCATGAGTCTGGAAACGTGTGTGTTTTGATAGATTGATTAATGATATAGGTAATAATATCAAGCGTAACAGGCAAGGTTAATTTTATCATAgttattgaaatgttatcatGCCCAATTGCATTTGAAGAGATGTTGTTTATTATGTTAAGTACTTGCTCTTTCGAGCATTCTTTTATGAAAAATTCGGTGTTCGAGTCTCGATTCGTTGTGAATTGAGCTAGTGTCTTTAAATCTGTGATTTCATTGCCTGGCAATGtcataaaaaaatcgttaattttGTCTGGTTCTTGCAAATGAGGTGGTATACAACCTGAATTGCCCTTGCCTAAGGgagaaattttcttaaaatgttgCCACATTAGAACTGGTCTATTGGCATTTTTATTCACATAGAAATttatataagcttttttttctctttttatacTTGCATTGGTAAaatttttgaacattttataatatgaccAACTTGCATCATTTTTACTATTATGGGCTTTTTTTAGCGCCTCATCCCTTTTTtccatcattattttaataacctcgGTAATCCATGGataagaattgttttttatttttatgactttaACCGGTGCgtgtttatcaaataaatttaatatttcacaattaaaCTTTGCTACCATCTCATTGATGCTTTCAGATTCTTTGATTTTATtccatgaaatatttttcaaatcttcCCCAAATTCTTCCTCGTCTATATCATTAAAACATCTTTTGGTAATTGATTTTACCccatctttttgtttttttatgtcaaaGTCTGCTAGTATTAAGGCATGGTCACTTAAGCAAGGATTGTGAATTACTTCAATTTTTGTACACAGCATTGGGGTGtctgttattattaaatctaaaagTGTTGCTGATGTCATAGTTATTCTCGTAGGCTCCTGAACTAACTGTGTGTAATTTTGTTGATCTAAGGACCTTAAAAATTCTTTTGTGTCGTTTGAACTACTATTTAAAAGGTCAATATTAAAATCAGTTAAGAGACATTGAAAACTGTACGCTGACAGGGAGCTCAAAGTTTCACTTAATTCTTCTATAGAGTTTCCAATATTTTGTGTTTCCGGCCTATAGACAGTCCCGATGGCTAAGCGAAGCCCTTTGTGTTGTAACTCAATCCACATTTGTTCTAGAGACGTTTTCGGATGTTGTATGATGTGAgtcctgattttttttttaatataaaaaccaacACCACCTCCTCTTTTCCCTGTAGATCTgggtatatgtttaaaaatatacccTGGTATTTGCAGCAGAGATATGTCGTCTCCTTCTCTAATCCAGGTTTCGTTTATGGCCAATACATCAGGCGAATGCTTTTCTATAGAAACTAAGAGTTCATCTCGTCCCGTGTTGAGTGATCTAACATTGAGCAAACTAAGTCTTAAATATTCCGTCATGTGATTGCTGCCTTGCTACCTGTTCcccaaacataaatatataagaatttaaatttgtttataatttgagTAGTTAACATGCCCTTGTTCATACAATAATTCAATAACTTAGATCTTcttgatataataattgtgggtataataatataaataagcatatttGTCGTCTTTCCTATTGTTATGGTTATTATGATTACACGAGTATAGTgcagttttaaatatacatagagTGAAtgtgcatttattaataataataataaaagtaaacataagacaaataaaaacacGAAAAGTAAAAGTATGAAAAGAGTTATCGATAAAAACGaagttaatatgtaatttaaacgcAACATCGGATCAAACTTGATCAATCCTAAAAATACGAAGTATATCTGATTCGGATTTGATTCTGATACTCGGTTTACCTTCGTTTTGTCTTGTATATATTCTTCCTTCTCGTGTCCAGATAAATTTCCACTTAGACGTTTTAGCCGCAATTCGCGTCTTTTTGAATAATTGCCTGTTAGTTTTTGTCAGGCGTTCATTGACGTAAAATTTTCTAGGATTGCCTGGAATATTCATATCTGCTGTGTCTGCACCACGCCGGATACGTGCCGCTCGTAGTATGTCATCTCGTAGAGTCTTCCTCGATAATCTCACTACAATTGGGCGCGTTGCGTTTTCTCCTTCTTTTGAACCGTGTATAGGTCCTATACGCTCTGCCCGCGTGATATCTTGTTCATCGATTTTAACGCTGAGTTTTGCGGCTATGAGCATCACAATATGATAAGGATTTTCACCTTTGCTTTCCGGAATGCCGGTGATATCGATGTCATTAAGTAATAAATCTTGTTCCCTCTCATTAAAGTCTGCTTTGAGCTGGTCTACTGTTGCTTTCAGGGATTCATCGTTGTTGATACTATGAGTTTCGAGTCGTTTTTCTAAGCATTCCAATCTGTTCTCGATCCCATCTATTCTTTCATTACATACTATTATACTAGACGATATACATGCCATTTCATTCCTAAATTCTTTCAGCTCATTACGAGTAGCATACAACTCTTCTTTAATACTTTTCAATTCGCTTATAATAGTTGATTGCTCTGACACTGTATTACTGGGAGACATAAAAACGTCCATGTTCGAAGCTGGCTGCCTAACGTCTCGTAAGGTATTACATTTTGCGGGGGTATCGTCGCTATTTCTCCTTGAAGTTTTTGACTTACAATCCATACATGTCCAATTAATAGGTACTTTTGATTTCTCTGATAACCCAATACAAGCAAGATGGTTTAAAGCCCTGCATTTGCAGCAAGAAGCGCCATCTCCTACAGCCATAAATTTTCCACACGTAACACATTTAGGcatcttttttgttattattgactCCGTAGGTATAATTACAATGTCTTAGCAAACATTCAATCGTTGCGCTTTAGCACAGCGCGCGGTCAATGACCTTTGCCGGCGATGACACACTCACGCGTCCTGCACTGATTGCACTTATTAACTAcacgttatattttaaatttttgttaatagtTTATATCACTTTCAATTGTACTGTTTTTGTTCACTATGGTTTAATTCTTGCTTTATATTTCTCAAACTAAtagttaaacataattttttaatgtaatatattactttactgattattttaaataaaaaactaggaGGCAATCCGTATACACATGTTACGCTCGGCGCTTCCTCGACTCGACTCAATCGACTTCGACTTCGACTCAATCGACTTTAAGGTGCAATTTTTTCACCGATTTATCACCCATCTTCGAACGGAGCTGCGGAAAGTGCTGCTAAATtgaaaaaatgtgaaaaaaagcACAACGAGATAAGGTTGATGTAGATTTAGCATTACAAACCTTTTTATTAGCGTATCGGAATAGTATTCACAGTACTACAAGTGAGAGTCCGGCTATTCTTTTACAAAGACGCTCGTTACGATCTAGGCTAGATTTAATGCGTAGCGATGGATTATGTAAGAATAAAGTTCGGATAGAACAGGGTAATCAGGTAAAGCTAACTGGTAGAACTTCACGTAAATTTAAAGATGGGGAGGCAGTATGGATGAGGATGTATAGCGGTCCTGATAAATGGTGTAAAGCTACTATAATCCGTAGTGAAGAATCGCAGAAATATATAGTTGACTATGGAAAGGTCAGATATCAAAAAGACACGATGACCAGATCAAAAAAAGAAcaccaaatttttattttcctagCCCAAACAAAGAGTGTAATGTGGTTAAGGGTGAGAATGCTGTCACGATATCACGACCAGTAGGAGATGGCGGGTTAGATTTAATTGGTGGTAGTAGTAACGACAGTTCAGCACCCTGTCCAAATATAGCTAGCTCCACAGGTAGACCAAAACGGAAATGTGTACCAATTGTAAGATACccaaattagttatttaatatgttatagaaGATTTTTCTTTGTGTTATGTTTTTGAAGTCATGTGATGtgttgttatttgttttcttaatatatatataatatataattaaggctAAGCAAGATTAAttgcacttttaattatatgtaattacagcgtgcattttattaattttgtattaactgaATGaccaatatattacattaattacattttataatcattaataaataacatattatgataacaataaattaaattgaattaaattagaaatttgttgtacttagtattcataataattttaattgaaattagttaaatgttaatttgaacattattgaaatataatctaggagaaaaaaagtatattttatggtcaagaatGTCAAACATAATAGAGAAAAACCACAAcaatttaacaacaaaacaacagtttaaaaaatatatatatttaaaaaaaatacaattaattggaactaactaaattaaattaaattagaataatgtcaaatcatattttattttaaaaagcattgagtttttcaaatacataatataaatatctcaatagaatttattataatttcggcAGCTATGGCTATCGCAAGGATGAATAACGACCACAATATCTTTCTTGAGTGGAGTGAATCTTTAGGTCTTAATGTCAAACCCTAGCTAACCTCAAGCCATCATTATTAGCAGCcggaaacaaatatcaaaagtcAACTGGTCTTCCTTACCATccataatgtttgacaatatctattaaatttGTGAAAATTCTTAGCTGGACTGTTTGCAGCTCTGAGGTCTTTGCGTTGTcttcaacattttcttttaaataatgctcGCACAGATCTACTTCTTCCTATTCTTGATTACGCTGATGCAAGCTTTGTAGCATTAACCGAAGACGAATTCAATAAAACTGAGActtcaaaatacttttattcgatttatatatGGATTAGGCAAATATGACCATGTTTCACAATTTCGTTTTCATCCAAATTGGTTACCTATCTAATTATCCTTGCTAGTAAATGCACATCCTCTATATTCCATACTGCGAGTGTTCACTCTTTTACTCCTCCTTCATCACTTGATATTCATTAGAAGATGACAACGACAACtcagtgtttttatttatgtgttctGTGTTTTGTTGCGCGATGACCGTTGTAATAATCTTTGACGTATGTGCGAGCTACTCGAgcacatatttgctatatttgGTCCGTGATGGACCGATGACTCTTTTAATTCAACGAAATCACATTTTAAGCTGACGATGCGATTTTCTAGATTCGTAATAGTTGTTTATATCTTCGTGTTCGCGTTGTTTTCTTATGAAAAATGCATGTCTGTCCatagttgttaaatttattaatgagaTCTTCTggtgatttttgttttttcaatgttgaattaattgaatatttctatactggtggtagggctttgtgcaagctcgtctgggtaggtaccacccactcatcagatattctaccgcaaaacagcaatacttgatattgttgtgttccggtttgaagggtgagtgagccagtgtaattacaggcacaagggacataaaatcttagttcccaaggttggtggcgcattggctataagcgatggttgacatttcttacaatgcaaatgtctaagggcgtttggtgaccacttaccatcaggtggcccatatgctcgtccaccttcctattctataaaaaaaaaaaaaaaaaataccttttccACCAATAGAGTGTAATAAAAttgcgattttttttcttttcacactcCTTATGTGGATAATAAATATAGGAAATGTAGTAGCCACTTctctaaatttaattgttatttatttcgtggTTTATAAGCAACTTCGGTAGGAAAAACGTTGAATTTTTAACAgccattttaaaacttttgacagGAGCCGAAAcgaaatttaaagttttaacatattaaataaaaagttaatgttCACAGCACGCATTTATAAAaccgtgtattattattataattgatcttTTAGGCTTTGCTAGGCACGCAGTCTCGAGGTGGACTGTCATGAAAGATATAATATGAGATCATAAAGATACACTCAATACGTATGCAATATTAGTTTGATGTAAAAACTGAACAAAAAAACACTGAAAACTCGAAATtgttaacaaaactttttgattGTGACAATTGTCACTTTTACGCAGTTGCGTTTGACAGTGCGCGTGCGGTtcctac encodes the following:
- the LOC126779831 gene encoding uncharacterized protein LOC126779831, producing the protein MDVFMSPSNTVSEQSTIISELKSIKEELYATRNELKEFRNEMACISSSIIVCNERIDGIENRLECLEKRLETHSINNDESLKATVDQLKADFNEREQDLLLNDIDITGIPESKGENPYHIVMLIAAKLSVKIDEQDITRAERIGPIHGSKEGENATRPIVVRLSRKTLRDDILRAARIRRGADTADMNIPGNPRKFYVNERLTKTNRQLFKKTRIAAKTSKWKFIWTREGRIYTRQNEGKPSIRIKSESDILRIFRIDQV